In Salinibaculum sp. SYNS191, the genomic window CTGGTAGCCCCAGGCGGCCAGTCCGGCGACGATGAGCGCCCCGAGCAGGCCGAGCCAGAGTTTCCCCTTTCCGCCGTACGAGGGGACTGCAATCCCCGACGGTTCGCTTCTGGTCGTCATTAGTCTGCACCTCCAGACTTCACGGACGGCACGTGTGGTACTGCATCGTCGTCGATCGAGTGATGCCCTCCGCTCGCTCCGTCACCACCACTACCGTCGGGGTCGGACGGGACGTCGTCAGCGCCGTCGGAAAACGGCGTGACGTCGTCGAGTTCGCTCTCCAGTTTGTCGCTGGTCTGGGGGCGACCCGGGCTCATCTCTCCGCGGATGTAGTGCGTCTTGGGGTTCGTCCCGCGGTCTTCGAGCAGCTGGTTCGTCTCGTACTTGTCGATGTACTTCGAGACGGTGCTCGTCTCCTCGTCGAGGTCGCCGAAGATGCGCGCGTCGGCCGGGCAGTTCACCACGCAGGCCGGGTCGAGCCCCTCGTCGACGCGGTGGCTACAGAACGTACACTTCTCGACGACGCCCTGTGGACGGGCGGAAACGTCTCCCGTCCCCTCCTCGGGCATGTGCTCGGGCTCGTCCCAGTTGAACACCCGGGCGTTGTACGGGCAGGCGGCCATGCAGTACCGGCACCCGATACACTTGTCGTAGTCGATTTCGACGATTCCGTCGTCTCTGGTGTAGGTCGCGTTAACCGGACAGACCTTCACACAGGGCGCGTTCTCACAGTGTTGACACGCCGTCGGCTGGTACTTCATGTCGAGCGACCCCTCCTGGCCGTCTTCGGGATAGCCGCCCGCCGGGGTGTCTATTTTGTCCCCGCCTTCGGTGAGGACGCGGTTCCAGTACTGTCCCATGGGGACGTTGTTCTCCTGCTTGCAGGAGACGGCACAGGCCTGACAGCCGATACACCGCTCCTGGTCGATTACTAAGCCGTAGTTCGTCATGTTCAGTCACCTCCAGCGTGGGAAGCCGTGGCGTCGGACCCCGCCGGATTCCCCTCCGCGTACTTGCTGACGTCGACGTCGTCCGCGGGTTCGACTTCGATACGGACGTCGTAGAACGCCATCGTCTGTCCGATATCACTGACCTCGTTGTGGGTGAGGTCGTTGTGGTGGCCCTTGACGTAGTCGCGGGACCACCACCCCTGGTCGGTGTTGACCAGGCCGGGCTGGAACGCTTCGTTGTACTTCGCTTTCACGACCATCTCGCCGCGGTCGTTGTACACCCGGACGTAGTCGCCGTCCTCGATACCGCGTGCCTTCGCGTCGGCCGGATGGATGTCCAACTGGGGTTCGGGGTTGATCTCCCGGACCCAGTTTAGCATCTCGTACTGCGAGTGGATGCGGAAGCGACTGTGCTTCTGCATGAACAGCAGCGGGTACTCCTCCGCCTTCTCGTGGTCGTCGGCCGTCCGGTCTTCGAGCGGCCGCGGGACGTCGAACGTGACTCCCTCCTCGCTCGGGGCGTCGTCGTCGTACATCTTGATGCGTCCCGTTTCCGTGGGGAACTCGTCGGTGTACTTGACGATCGGCACGGTCTCTTTTTTCTGCGTCCCCTGCTCGAACAGCGTGTCGAAGTCGATGGCGTCGTCTCGGCTGGTGAGTTCCCGGAGCATGTCGCGTTTCGTCTCCGGGAACCGGTCGCCGAACCCCAGCCGCTCTGCGAGACCACGGATCGCGTAGTAGTCGTCTTTCGTCTCCCACAGGGGTTCCTGCACCTTGTGCCGGTACCCGAGATGCGGATGTGACCCCCAACCGGAGCTGATGTCTTCCTGCTCGAACCAGTGGGGAACCGGGAAGATGATGTCGGCGTGCTGGACCGTATCCGTGTGGTGCATGTCCGCGACCACGTACATCTCGAGACTCCTGATGGCCTCTTTGAACCGCTGGCGGTCCGGGAACTGGTTGCCCATCATGTTCGACTCGATGGAGTAGACGGCTCTGATCTCGTGCGGGTCGCCGTCGATCATCGCGTCGGGGTACTCCGGGAAGAACATCGAGGGTCCCGGGTCGGCGTCTTCCGGCGCGGCCCAGTCACCGGCGGCGAGCGTCGCACCGCCGGAGTGGTGGGCGTGGATGTTTCCGTGCCGACCGTAGTCCCCGGTCAGTCCCATCAGCATCGCGTACGCCTGCCCGAAGATGTGACCGTGTTTGTAGCGCCCGAGTGCGTAACTCGAGGCGATGCCGCCGGGGCCGCGGGTCGCAAGCCACCGGATCGCAGTGCGGATGTTCTCGGCGTTGACGCCGGTCTTCTCGGCGACCGCTTCGGGTGCGTAGTCCGATACGTGGTCGCGAAGCCTCGTCAGTGCCGTCTCGCAGTCGATACCGTCGACGGTGTACTCTCCGAAGAGCGCGTACGGGCCGCCGGTCTCGGGTTCGAGTGCGACCGGGCTGTCGGTTCCCTGTTCGACTGCGACGACCTGATCCTCGTCGCCGTCCTCGAAGACCTCGCTCGCCTTCAGTAACTCCCCGGTGTCCTTGCGGACCAGCGCAGGTCCGGTCGTCCGTTTCCGGAGGAAGTCCTCGTCGTACGTCTCCTCCTCGAAGACGGTGTGCATCATCGCGAGCGCGAGGTGGACGTCTTTGCCGGGTTTGACAGGGAGCCACAGGTCTGCCTTCGACGCCGTCGTCGTGTACACCGGGTCGACGACGACGAGTTTCGCCCCGTTCTCGATCGCGTCGAGTATCTTCGAGGCGTCCATCTGGAACTGACTCGAGAAGATGTCCGAGCCCCAGACGATGATGGTGTTCGCGTTCTCCCAGTCTTCGGCCTCGTTCGTCGGCGGGAGGAAAAAGCCGGTGCCGGTGACGCGGTTGAACCCGCGGCCGACGTTGGCGTCGATTCCCCACGCAGACTGGGTCGCACCGAACAGCGAGGCCAGTCGCTTGAAGGACTTCCCGGTCTGTCCGTAGTTTCCCGACCCCTCGTGGAAGAGCACGCTCTCCGCGCCCTGCTCCGACTTCAGTGCCTGCATCTTGTCCGCGACCAGGTCCAGTGCCTCGTCCCAGGAGACACGCTCGAACTCGGCGTCGGGGCCCCGGCCCTCGGGATTGGGTTCATCCGGGGACCAGCCTGCGCGCTTCATCGGGTATTTCAGCCGCGTCGGGTCGTACACGCGCTGGGTGTGTGAGAGCCCGAGCACGCAGGCCCGTTTGTACTGTTCGTCTTCCGGCGGATGGGGCTCTATCTTCCGAATCTGACCGTCTCGAACGTGGACGTCTATCGGGCACTTCCCGCGGCAGTTCGGTGAGCAGACGGTCTGGGTGACCTCGTTCTGCCCGACGAAACTCGTGAAACCGGTGTCACGCTGTGACACCTGGTCGTCGCCGCTTTCGACGAGTGTCTGGAAGTACCCGCCACCGCCGAGACCGAGTGCGGCGACAGCACCGCTGGCTTTCAATACGTCGCGTCGATTGACTCCGTCCGAATCACTCATCCTCGAATCCCTCCGGTTTGGTCGGCCGCTCGTCCTCGCCGAACTCGGCCAGCACCTCCTCGTGGTACTTTTCGTGGAACTCGGCGTCAGTCATCTCCCCGTTCGAAACACGAATCGCGTCCCGAGCCATTCGCATTCCCAGATCAGCGTCGTAGTCGACGCCATCCAGAATCCTCGCCGTCTCGGCTTCCCATTCGGGAAGTGGCGTCAATTTCGGCTGCTGTGGGTCGTCCATGGCTACAGTTCAAACGACGGCCCGGAATGCGGTAGGGGGATCGCTGAACAGTGAAGTCTTTTATAAGTGGTACCGGAGAAACGGTCGCCCTCGCTACCGACGAAACGGCTGCAATTCTCTCGGCGTCTGCGCTCGACACCCGCTGCGATTTCGTCACAGGATACTCGACAGAGGTCAGGGATCGAAGACCGCTGTCGCCAACTTCGATTCGATGGCGCTCAGTCGCTGTGAGAGCGCCGATTTCGAGATGTCTAGCGTCGCGGCAAGTTCGTCGAAAGAGGTCTGACGAGGCGTTTCATAATATCCTTCGCTCACCGCGACCATCGCCGCTTCTCGCTGCTTTGGAGTGAGATCGGAGATGTCGACGGTCGTCCGGTTGGACTCGACGCCCCCTTCTCGCTGTCTGGTAGTGAGTCGTCGGAGACTGACGCCTTCGGTAACGGACTTGAGGCGGTCGACCAACTCGGTGATGGTTTCGCGGTCCGAAACGTACGTCTCGACCATGACGGTGTCGCCGTCGGCACTCTGGATGCGCGGGACGCATCCGACCTCGCTGAACGCGAGACAGAGACAGGACTGCTCGACGTGGTTCGTCTCGTGGACCACGTGCGTGGTATCGCTGTCTTCGCTGACGGTCATTTCTGCGTGACAGACGCTATCGGTAACCTGGTTGTGGACGTTCTCGACCTGCGAACTGGGAGTCAAGAGCGGACACGAACAGCCGTGGGGCAGTTCTACCTCGAACAGTATCTGAAGGGTTCGCTCTTTCGAGGTATCCCCCATCGAACCCTCGAATCCGCTCTCGGGATCTTCCATGCCGACTAACCGTACCGTGCACCTGCCTAAATACATTTTGTTAGGATATATGAGTGAAAATAAAAAATATGTATACACCTAGGCAGTAATTTTTGAATGATATAATGTTCTATGGAGAAATTCGGCCATCCAATACAGGCCTGTGTCTCTCGCCGTCTCCGACGACAACCGCGGAGTCGGCGGTATCTCCGCTACGACTCGCCAGGGAATACACGAGAGTGCCTCGTCGCGAGCCTGTGAGAGCAGTGGAGTGTGCTTTGAGTTCTCCGCCAGCAAGGTTCCTGGTGCCCTGGGTGGTGTCTCGACCCACGTTTCGGGCTTTGACCGTGTTGCAACGAACGATTCCGAGCACTTCCACGATTTCGTGACCGAGGACCGTGTCAGTCGTGGCAGTTGCGACGAGCGACGGGTGAGCGTCAGCCGACTGTCGCTCTGTAGCTAAGATATATACATAGCTTGACACTATGGCTTAGCAACGAGCCGTGTGTACACGCCGAAGTTCGCCGAACGCTCTGCCTGAAAAGACATTTTCCTATCAGCGGCTTTGTTGCAACCCTCGCTGAGAACACAACGAGTGAATAGCGCGAGCGATGGTGGATGCCCTCTCGAAATCACGATATTCGGCCACTCATCAAGCACTGTCAACGCTTTCGTGTGACGAGCGAAAAACCACCAGACGGCAAGAGGATGAGGATGCTCCGACGGGGATTTGAACCCCGGTCATTGCCTCGAGAGGGCAATATGATTGGCCGGACTACACTATCGGAGCGCACGTCGCTTCGAGCGCAACAGACCGTAGCGAGGAATTACGTTTAACCATTGCGCTTCGCTTCCGGAGTGGGATAGATTCTCACTCGTCGTCGAACGGCGAGCCGACGGCGTCCGGCTCCTCGCCTTTGATGCTGATGATGTTCTCGCGGCCGACCCGGAGTTTGCTGATATCGCCCGCCTCCTCCATCTCCGAGAGCAGCATGCTGACCTTGGATTTCGACCACTCGGTCTCCTCGACGATGTTGACCTGCTTCATCCGGCCGCCGTTGTCCTCCAGCAGTTTCAGCACGCGGTCCTCGTCCGACAGCAGTTCCTCTTCCGGGATGGCAGGCTCCGGGGCCGCCCCCTCGGTCGCCGGAGTGTCCGTCTCTGCCTGTGCGGCCTCGGCACCCCCGTCGTCGGACCCGCTCACGATGTCCGGAAGCGTTCCGGAGTACCACGCGATACCGCCTCCCAGACCGACCAGGAGGAGCAACGCGAGGACGAACGCCAGCGGTCCGAACCCGCCGGTCGACGGCGAGTCGGGCGTCCCCGTCTCGGTAGCGTCGGCGGTGGCAGTCGGCGAGCTACCATCACCACCTGTCCCGCCAGTGCCGCCGGTCCCACCGCCCGCCGCGTCGGGCACTGTCAGGACCGCCAGCGGTCTACTATCTGCGAACTGGGTGCCGTCGTCGCCGCCGAACCACGTCACCGTCTCGCTGGCGGTGAGGTTGCCCTCCACTTCCAGGGAGTCCGGCGGTGGGTCGACCCGGTCGAAGGTGAGGTTCCCGCCGGGGGCCATCACGAGGCGCTGGCCGCGGTTGATGTACATCCCGCCCTGGAACACGTCGCCGGCGACGACGACGCCGTCTCTCTCCCGGGAGAAGTTCGTCCAGAGGAAGGAGAGTTCGACGACGCCCCGGTCCGCCCCGAGCTGTTCGACCCTGGCGTCGCGGCTGAATCCCGTCGCCCGCATCTGCCTGCCGGTGCCGTTCGTGCCGAAGGCGACCAGTCGCTCGGCGCGAATCGTGAAGTCGGTGTACGTCTCCGTGGTGGTGTTCTCGAAGCGCCGGGCGTAGCTCTCGAACTGCTCGATTTCGGTTTCGTTGTCCAGCGGGGTCGTATGGCGCACTGTCCACCGCGCCGAGGTGTTCTCGTAGAGCCGTATCTCGAAGGCGGTGTTCGTGAACCCGTCCGGCGTCGTCTGGAAGGGAGCACTGGCGTCGGTGTCGGCGGGGACAGACGGGGAGGAGGCGAGCCCTCCCGGCACCGAACTGACGGCTGTCGTGACCAGGAGGACGACGGTGAGGGCGACGAGTACCCGGCGGAGCATCTACCGCATACCTCCCGAGGACAGAATAAAAACACTGTGCCTGCGGGCGAACATGCCCGCCTCCTGTGAAACGACGGTGTGCAACGGTCTGTGACGGGGAGGCAGGGGCGACGCTGTCCGGGACTACCGCGGCCCCGTTCAGACCTCTTCGACGTCGGCGTCCGGGGCGTTGTCCCGCACGCTCTCGATGCCCTGCCTGGCCTTCTGCTTGGAGGCGTACCCCTCACCGCAGTCCGCGATGATGTTGCCGTTGCTGTGCCGAAGCCGCCAGCGGTAGTCGCCGGCGCTGTCCTCGTACAGTTCGAAGGTCGCACTTGCCATGGGCATTGATAGCACAGTTCCGACGAGCAAGAAGGTGACGGACAGTCGGCGGCAGCCGTCAGGGAGCGAGGCGGTTCTTCCGGTTTCTCATCTCCTGTTCGTAGTGTTCGAACGTGATGGGACACCACTCTTTCGCGATATCGAGGACCCGTTCGGTCATCTCTCTGATTTCCCACTGGGCGTCCGCGGCAGCGCGCATGTCCGCGACGTGCATCAGCATGCGCGCGTTCATCGTCATCACGATGTTGACCTTCGTCCCGATGGGGAGCACGAAGCGGGCGTCCTCGGGCGGCATGCCGAGGTCGAGCAGTTCCTGGTAGGACTCGACGGCATTCGCGATGGTGTCCGTGAATATCTCCTCGCGGCGTTCGACGTCAGCCTCGTCGACGCTGCCGCGCTTCTGGTTGCGCCCCACCCAGTCGGGGTCCGTGGCCGAGGGCGGGATGACGACCATCTCGCCCTCCCGGACGTCCGCGGGGTCGACGTCGTCGAAGGAGACGTACCGCATCGACTGGACGTCGAAGGAGACGTGGCGGTGACGGGTCAGTTGCGCCATACACGAGCGGCTGACGCCCTCGATTGCGAAGGTGGCGTGGGGATGCTCGAAGGGGCCGAAGTGCCCGTGGTCGAGCAGGTGGTGGATGAGCGTCGCCTGCTTGTCCTCGATGGTCTCGCCGTCGGTCGTCCCCATGACCTCCTCGAAGGGGAGGTCACCGACGAACTCGCCCATGTAGTCGTTGCGCGCGCCCTGGCAGATGAGACGTTCTGGGTCCTCGGTGGCTTCGAGCAGTTGGACCTGCATACAAGCCCCGGTGAACCGGAGGGCAATAATACCTGTCCTCGGTCAGAGTTCGACCCACGGGGAGGGTTCGGGCTGCAGCCCCCTCACACGGGCCTCCCGCGTCCCGTCGTTCTCCCGGAGTTCGACGAGCCCGTCGAAGGCCTGCTTGAGTACCTGGAGCGTCTGTTTGTCGTGAGCCGAGGAGTCGATGGTGAACACGCCCAGAAAGCCCGCCGAGTCGAGTCGCGAGGAGAGCACGTGACAGAACTTGAAGACGGTCTGGCGGTCGGTGTAGGTGACCATCGTCGAGAGGTTGGTCAGCCCGAGGCGACCGCTGTCGAGGCCCGCGTCGTGGAGTCGCTCGAAGCAGTTCGTGATGCCGATGCCGATACCGGTCATGTCCGACGGCGAGGCGACGCGGTGGACGTACGCACCGCCGTCGAGTTCGAGTTCCTCGCGGTTGGAGTCGGCCCGGCAGTCGATGCCACAGATTGCAGCGCTGTCGAGTCCCCCGGTTCGGTCCTCGATGTCCGCCACCAGGTCCTCCGCGCGGCCCCCGGTGGTGACAGCGACTGCCCCGTTGGACGACGCCACGCCGTCGGCCAGCAGGTCGGTCAGCAGTGCATCCTTGCCGGTCATCGCCGCGCCGGTGACGAGGAGACTCGACCCCGGTGCGACCGACGACATTGCGTCGACGTCGACGACGTTGGAGAGGTCGTACATGGATCTCTCAGTTCTCGTCCTGGTTGCTCAGGCCACGAATCGTGGCGATGAAGTCCTCGTCGTCCTCGATGCCACCGAGCGTCTCCGAGAGCTCGCCGCGGAGGTCCCCGATGCGCGACGTGAGTTTCTCGTACTCCTCGCTCTCGGCGAGTTCCGCACGGCTCTTGGTCGCCTCCAGGGTCGCCTGCTTCTCGACCAGCGAGTAGTACTCCTGGAGGAGGCTGTCGTACTCCGAGCGTTCGAGGAGGTTCGTCACGGTGTCTTCGAGCTGGTCGCTCTTGATCGGCTTCGAGAGGTACGCGTCGAAGCCCATCTCCAGGATGTCGAAGTCCGGCTCGACGGCGGTCACCATCGCTACGCGACAGTCGAGTTCCTCGTCCCGGATGTGTGCGAGCACCTCGTCCCCGGAGAGACCGGGCATCATCCGGTCGAGCAGCACCACGTCGACGTCGCTGTTCAGTTCTTCCAGCCCCTCGTCTCCGTTTTCTGCCACGCGGACGTCGTAGTCGTCCGCCAGCCAGAGACGGTACGTGTCGGCGACGTCGGGCTCGTCCTCGACGATGAGCACGACGGGTGGTTGCGCGTCTGACATCTCTCTCCCCGGCATTTCTCATTCAACACACATAGCCCTGTGGGTCGCTGGAAACCGCACACCGGGAGAGACCGACATCCACAAGGCTGGTCCGACCTGTAGCTGAGCCATGATACAGAATCTGGCGGCTGGGCAACAGGGGTTCACCAGCAACGTCTTCCTCGTCGCCGGCGAGCGGACCGTCCTCGTCGACGTCGGCAACCAGTTCGACGTCGTGGCTGCCACCCGCGAGTACGTCGACGACATCGACGCGGTGGTGCTGACGCACACCCACCCCGACCACGTCGGGAACCTCGCCGCCGTCGTCGACGCGTTCGACGTGGACGTCTGGGGGTTCGACACCGATGCCGACGGCGTCGACCACGCCATCGCCGACGGCGAGACCGTGCTGCTCGGCGACGACGAGTACGAGGCGCTGCACACGCCCGGTCACAAGGACGACCACCTCTGCTTCTACTCGCGGAGCAACCAGACGCTGTTCGCCGGCGACCTCGTCTTCGCCAACGGCGGATTCGGCCGGACCGACCTGGAGGAGGGTGACCGGGGGCTGCTCGTCGAGAGCGTCGGCCGCGTCCTCGACACCGTCGACGAGGAACTGCAGGCGATGCACACCGGACACGGGCCGAGCGTGACTGCCAACCCCCACACCGACATCGAACTGGCGCTGCAGGCGGCCCGGATGCGGGCCTGAGACGG contains:
- a CDS encoding DUF7504 family protein, with translation MYDLSNVVDVDAMSSVAPGSSLLVTGAAMTGKDALLTDLLADGVASSNGAVAVTTGGRAEDLVADIEDRTGGLDSAAICGIDCRADSNREELELDGGAYVHRVASPSDMTGIGIGITNCFERLHDAGLDSGRLGLTNLSTMVTYTDRQTVFKFCHVLSSRLDSAGFLGVFTIDSSAHDKQTLQVLKQAFDGLVELRENDGTREARVRGLQPEPSPWVEL
- a CDS encoding response regulator transcription factor is translated as MSDAQPPVVLIVEDEPDVADTYRLWLADDYDVRVAENGDEGLEELNSDVDVVLLDRMMPGLSGDEVLAHIRDEELDCRVAMVTAVEPDFDILEMGFDAYLSKPIKSDQLEDTVTNLLERSEYDSLLQEYYSLVEKQATLEATKSRAELAESEEYEKLTSRIGDLRGELSETLGGIEDDEDFIATIRGLSNQDEN
- a CDS encoding 4Fe-4S ferredoxin N-terminal domain-containing protein, which produces MDDPQQPKLTPLPEWEAETARILDGVDYDADLGMRMARDAIRVSNGEMTDAEFHEKYHEEVLAEFGEDERPTKPEGFEDE
- the thyX gene encoding FAD-dependent thymidylate synthase, whose product is MQVQLLEATEDPERLICQGARNDYMGEFVGDLPFEEVMGTTDGETIEDKQATLIHHLLDHGHFGPFEHPHATFAIEGVSRSCMAQLTRHRHVSFDVQSMRYVSFDDVDPADVREGEMVVIPPSATDPDWVGRNQKRGSVDEADVERREEIFTDTIANAVESYQELLDLGMPPEDARFVLPIGTKVNIVMTMNARMLMHVADMRAAADAQWEIREMTERVLDIAKEWCPITFEHYEQEMRNRKNRLAP
- a CDS encoding MBL fold metallo-hydrolase, with the translated sequence MIQNLAAGQQGFTSNVFLVAGERTVLVDVGNQFDVVAATREYVDDIDAVVLTHTHPDHVGNLAAVVDAFDVDVWGFDTDADGVDHAIADGETVLLGDDEYEALHTPGHKDDHLCFYSRSNQTLFAGDLVFANGGFGRTDLEEGDRGLLVESVGRVLDTVDEELQAMHTGHGPSVTANPHTDIELALQAARMRA
- a CDS encoding helix-turn-helix transcriptional regulator, whose amino-acid sequence is MLRRVLVALTVVLLVTTAVSSVPGGLASSPSVPADTDASAPFQTTPDGFTNTAFEIRLYENTSARWTVRHTTPLDNETEIEQFESYARRFENTTTETYTDFTIRAERLVAFGTNGTGRQMRATGFSRDARVEQLGADRGVVELSFLWTNFSRERDGVVVAGDVFQGGMYINRGQRLVMAPGGNLTFDRVDPPPDSLEVEGNLTASETVTWFGGDDGTQFADSRPLAVLTVPDAAGGGTGGTGGTGGDGSSPTATADATETGTPDSPSTGGFGPLAFVLALLLLVGLGGGIAWYSGTLPDIVSGSDDGGAEAAQAETDTPATEGAAPEPAIPEEELLSDEDRVLKLLEDNGGRMKQVNIVEETEWSKSKVSMLLSEMEEAGDISKLRVGRENIISIKGEEPDAVGSPFDDE
- a CDS encoding molybdopterin-dependent oxidoreductase translates to MSDSDGVNRRDVLKASGAVAALGLGGGGYFQTLVESGDDQVSQRDTGFTSFVGQNEVTQTVCSPNCRGKCPIDVHVRDGQIRKIEPHPPEDEQYKRACVLGLSHTQRVYDPTRLKYPMKRAGWSPDEPNPEGRGPDAEFERVSWDEALDLVADKMQALKSEQGAESVLFHEGSGNYGQTGKSFKRLASLFGATQSAWGIDANVGRGFNRVTGTGFFLPPTNEAEDWENANTIIVWGSDIFSSQFQMDASKILDAIENGAKLVVVDPVYTTTASKADLWLPVKPGKDVHLALAMMHTVFEEETYDEDFLRKRTTGPALVRKDTGELLKASEVFEDGDEDQVVAVEQGTDSPVALEPETGGPYALFGEYTVDGIDCETALTRLRDHVSDYAPEAVAEKTGVNAENIRTAIRWLATRGPGGIASSYALGRYKHGHIFGQAYAMLMGLTGDYGRHGNIHAHHSGGATLAAGDWAAPEDADPGPSMFFPEYPDAMIDGDPHEIRAVYSIESNMMGNQFPDRQRFKEAIRSLEMYVVADMHHTDTVQHADIIFPVPHWFEQEDISSGWGSHPHLGYRHKVQEPLWETKDDYYAIRGLAERLGFGDRFPETKRDMLRELTSRDDAIDFDTLFEQGTQKKETVPIVKYTDEFPTETGRIKMYDDDAPSEEGVTFDVPRPLEDRTADDHEKAEEYPLLFMQKHSRFRIHSQYEMLNWVREINPEPQLDIHPADAKARGIEDGDYVRVYNDRGEMVVKAKYNEAFQPGLVNTDQGWWSRDYVKGHHNDLTHNEVSDIGQTMAFYDVRIEVEPADDVDVSKYAEGNPAGSDATASHAGGD
- a CDS encoding helix-turn-helix domain-containing protein; this encodes MEDPESGFEGSMGDTSKERTLQILFEVELPHGCSCPLLTPSSQVENVHNQVTDSVCHAEMTVSEDSDTTHVVHETNHVEQSCLCLAFSEVGCVPRIQSADGDTVMVETYVSDRETITELVDRLKSVTEGVSLRRLTTRQREGGVESNRTTVDISDLTPKQREAAMVAVSEGYYETPRQTSFDELAATLDISKSALSQRLSAIESKLATAVFDP
- the dsrO gene encoding sulfate reduction electron transfer complex DsrMKJOP subunit DsrO, giving the protein MTNYGLVIDQERCIGCQACAVSCKQENNVPMGQYWNRVLTEGGDKIDTPAGGYPEDGQEGSLDMKYQPTACQHCENAPCVKVCPVNATYTRDDGIVEIDYDKCIGCRYCMAACPYNARVFNWDEPEHMPEEGTGDVSARPQGVVEKCTFCSHRVDEGLDPACVVNCPADARIFGDLDEETSTVSKYIDKYETNQLLEDRGTNPKTHYIRGEMSPGRPQTSDKLESELDDVTPFSDGADDVPSDPDGSGGDGASGGHHSIDDDAVPHVPSVKSGGAD